In Ischnura elegans chromosome 6, ioIscEleg1.1, whole genome shotgun sequence, one genomic interval encodes:
- the LOC124160648 gene encoding A disintegrin and metalloproteinase with thrombospondin motifs 20-like — MTFARQIHGTRVAYSYSSLDYPQGRFSINLKGTGLRVHSSIGRGSGAAVHVSRKDDGQSVVGRCRGKCGACHPADEVASMRWRWPPWAINNIHACVFRQGQQEDVAQPLNTLKSLSSCMNVIDEHTPLERWHGER, encoded by the exons ATGACCTTTGCCAGGCAGATACATGGTACAAGAGTAGCTTATTCCTACAGCTCCCTAGACTATCCTCAAGGTCGTTTCAGCATCAACCTCAAAGGTACCGGACTCAGGGTTCATAGCAGTATAGGACGTGGATCAGGAGCAGCTGTTCATGTCAGCAGGAAAGAC GATGGTCAGTCTGTGGTGGGAAGGTGTCGTGGCAAATGCGGAGCCTGCCACCCAGCAGATGAGGTGGCCTCGATGAGATGGAGGTGGCCTCCGTGGGCAATAAACAATATCCACGCTTGTGTCTTCAGGCAGGGGCAGCAGGAAGATGTTGCTCAGCcactaaatacattaaaatcattgtcgTCATGCATGAATGTGATCGATGAACACACGCCATTGGAACGATGGCATGGTGAAAGATGA
- the LOC124161483 gene encoding uncharacterized protein LOC124161483 — MSENLEKERERIIRLLNESSDKELSDTDDVSSDDFVEPSEHETETEEEADISEDELPIENNNLLLGKDSTTTWSKKEPRPNVRTPKRNIISEKPGFKGRKDSIKSPIDCFRLFFDREVINTITACTNLQIQKVGANYSRARDTRPTDEVEIECFIGLLLFAGTNRSGRQNIKDLWDRDGLGVEIFYASMNYQRFRFLLQCLRFDDINSRAQRKTMDKLAPIRQLFEMLVRKFQDNYVMSEYTTVDEQLVGFRGRCSFRQYLPNKPARYGIKIFALVDSNVFYTYNLDVYAGSQPEGPYKVDNTPKEVVPPQ, encoded by the exons ATGTCGGAAAATTTAGAGAAGGAAAGAGAAAGAATAATAAGACTTTTGAATGAATCATCCGATAAAGAATTGAGTGACACGGACGATGTTTCTTCTGATGATTTCGTTGAACCTTCAGAACACGAAACAGAAACTGAGGAGGAGGCTGATATTTCCGAAGATGAACTACCCATTGAAAATAACAACCTTCTACTGGGGAAAGACAGCACAACTACATGGAGCAAAAAGGAACCGCGCCCCAATGTAAGAACACCAAAAAGGAATATCATTTCCGAAAAGCCTGGATTCAAAGGTAGAAAAGATAGTATCAAGAGCCCTATAGATTGTTTCCGATTGTTTTTTGACAGGGAAGTGATCAATACAATTACCGCATGCACAAATCTTCAAATTCAAAAAGTAGGTGCGAATTATTCGCGCGCGAGGGATACCAGGCCAACTGATGAGGTAGAAATTGAATGTTTCATAGGGCTTCTGCTCTTCGCGGGAACAAATAGATCTGGGCGACAAAATATAAAGGATTTATGGGATCGAGATGGTTTGggtgttgaaatattttacgcGTCCATGAATTATCAAAGATTCCGTTTTCTTTTGCAGTGTCTCAGATTTGATGATATCAACAGTAGGGCACAAAGAAAAACTATGGACAAATTAGCTCCGATTCGTCAACTTTTTGAAATGCTGGTCAGAAAGTTTCAGGATAACTATGTCATGTCAGAGTACACTACGGTAGACGAGCAGTTAGTCGGCTTTCGGGGAAGATGTTCATTCAGGCAATATCTCCCAAATAAACCTGCAAGatatggcattaaaatatttgcattggttGACTCTAATGTATTTTATACATACAATTTGGATGTGTATGCAGGGAGTCAACCCGAAGGACCCTACAAAGTAGACAACACTCCTAAAGAGGTG GTTCCTCCACAGTAA